A portion of the Deltaproteobacteria bacterium genome contains these proteins:
- a CDS encoding glycosyltransferase family 2 protein: MKDRQTMSKDPTMAVNNPFWVKLPPTVRDALLVGSEGKIHLMGLAQACMQDLGGAGQMRFRLDLAIDLLISAWAKDPLDGQLAGQLLELNEKWPFLNPDRAEMLRAVVSRWEMPTNLQYYRRLAEQRAFEKMEAYMRKQLAESGDNLYWRQQFLTLAFFENRWEMVTEALGWPWAEALTPCRDSIRMALSVLTGDLDRAADVAARSKGPDAMALRVRQAWTAGRQSQARRLVRQLLNDHPWAVTEILGLHDLLTGVAGKRNTLGGTKAVLLYSFNKAQDLDATLAGVRASDLDGALVRVLDNGSTDGTAEVLRAWAERWGEGDFQVVPLHVNIGAPAARNWLMHLPEVRSCDWVAYLDDDALVPEDWLSRFGAAVAAYPEAGAWGCRVVDAQRPVVLQSVDLHLMAGSKANGEGRRFEVSDLHHQTLDFGQFDYLRPCASVTGCCHLFRGASFHELGGFDLRFSPSQFDDLERDIRMSLGRKPTVYQGHLCVRHMKRTGASALISPLEYGNSMANMYKLQMLHSQEEYDQSMAWERDLLAQDFFRKLGILENLLKEGRGA, encoded by the coding sequence ATGAAAGACAGACAAACGATGTCAAAGGATCCAACGATGGCCGTGAATAATCCCTTCTGGGTAAAGCTCCCTCCAACAGTTCGTGACGCTTTGCTGGTCGGCTCCGAGGGCAAGATCCACCTCATGGGCCTAGCCCAGGCTTGCATGCAGGATCTGGGCGGAGCCGGACAGATGCGTTTCCGTCTGGACTTGGCCATAGATCTTTTGATTTCGGCCTGGGCCAAGGACCCTTTGGACGGCCAATTGGCTGGGCAACTTCTTGAGCTTAATGAAAAATGGCCGTTTCTGAATCCGGATCGGGCCGAGATGTTGCGGGCAGTGGTCTCCCGATGGGAGATGCCGACTAATCTCCAGTACTATCGCCGCTTGGCCGAACAGAGAGCCTTCGAGAAGATGGAGGCCTATATGCGCAAGCAACTGGCTGAAAGCGGAGACAATCTGTACTGGAGGCAGCAGTTTTTGACTCTGGCCTTTTTCGAGAACCGCTGGGAAATGGTGACCGAAGCCTTGGGCTGGCCCTGGGCAGAGGCCCTGACCCCCTGTCGGGACAGCATCAGGATGGCGTTGAGCGTCCTGACCGGGGATCTGGACCGGGCCGCAGACGTCGCCGCCCGCAGCAAGGGACCCGATGCCATGGCCCTGCGGGTGCGTCAGGCCTGGACCGCCGGACGCCAATCCCAGGCCCGGCGACTGGTTCGGCAGCTTTTGAACGACCATCCCTGGGCTGTGACTGAAATTCTCGGGCTGCATGATCTGCTAACAGGGGTGGCCGGGAAGAGAAACACCCTCGGGGGCACCAAGGCCGTTCTCCTGTATTCCTTCAACAAGGCCCAAGATCTGGACGCCACCCTGGCCGGAGTACGGGCTTCCGATCTGGATGGGGCCCTCGTCCGGGTTCTGGACAACGGCAGCACTGACGGCACGGCCGAGGTGCTTCGTGCCTGGGCAGAGCGCTGGGGGGAAGGTGATTTTCAGGTGGTTCCACTGCATGTGAACATCGGGGCCCCGGCGGCCCGGAACTGGCTCATGCATCTGCCTGAAGTGCGGTCCTGCGATTGGGTGGCCTATCTGGACGACGACGCTTTGGTGCCGGAAGACTGGCTGTCCAGGTTTGGTGCGGCTGTGGCGGCCTATCCCGAGGCCGGGGCCTGGGGTTGCCGGGTCGTGGACGCCCAGCGACCGGTCGTGCTTCAGAGTGTTGACCTCCACCTCATGGCCGGGAGCAAGGCCAACGGCGAAGGTCGTCGATTCGAGGTTTCCGATCTGCACCATCAGACCCTTGATTTCGGCCAGTTCGACTATCTTCGGCCCTGTGCTTCGGTCACAGGCTGCTGCCATCTCTTTCGAGGCGCAAGCTTCCATGAACTGGGTGGTTTCGACCTTCGATTCTCGCCATCCCAATTTGACGACCTGGAACGGGACATCCGCATGAGTTTGGGCAGAAAGCCGACGGTGTATCAGGGACACTTGTGCGTCCGGCATATGAAGCGGACCGGGGCCTCGGCTTTGATCAGCCCTTTGGAGTACGGTAACTCCATGGCCAATATGTACAAATTGCAGATGTTGCATTCCCAAGAGGAGTACGATCAATCCATGGCCTGGGAGCGAGACCTGCTGGCCCAGGATTTTTTCCGTAAGCTTGGAATACTTGAAAATCTTCTCAAGGAGGGAAGGGGGGCGTGA